One window of Clostridiales bacterium genomic DNA carries:
- a CDS encoding LD-carboxypeptidase yields the protein MKKFLCLFLICASLIAGMCTKSYAFSGAILPPAKLNLGDTICILEPSCTDAHRMNIYKSRIDSVVAKLKQRGFNVVVYSDSFKPSTLGLGYSTERLRADLFNKAIRDKNVKAIFSFWGGYGAMHLLDKLDYSAFRANRKIFVGFSDETAIELAIFEKSGIITFHGPMVGADINYNESKTFDCLFAMLTNPKKSTKLFNIDDNSSFKSYKEGTCEGQVIGGNLSLIQCMIGTPYEPNYKNKILFFEEVKEHDYKIHRMLWHLKLTGKLKNVSGIIIGSLTPISGSESRLQHICFDVFKDLNIPIIYNVHAGHIRNPITIPIGAKIKIQNNELIVTEPVVCSFTNFRY from the coding sequence TTGAAAAAATTTTTGTGTTTATTTTTGATTTGTGCTTCATTGATAGCTGGTATGTGCACAAAGTCTTATGCTTTTAGTGGAGCTATTTTACCTCCAGCCAAGTTAAATTTGGGCGATACTATTTGTATTCTTGAACCTTCATGTACAGATGCGCATCGCATGAACATATACAAGTCTCGTATAGATTCTGTTGTAGCAAAATTAAAACAACGCGGATTCAATGTAGTTGTCTACAGTGACTCATTCAAACCTTCTACACTAGGCTTAGGTTATTCTACCGAAAGGTTACGTGCTGACTTATTTAATAAAGCAATAAGAGATAAAAACGTAAAAGCAATTTTCTCTTTTTGGGGCGGATATGGCGCAATGCATCTATTAGACAAATTAGACTATAGTGCGTTTAGGGCCAATAGAAAAATATTTGTTGGATTTAGTGATGAAACTGCAATTGAACTTGCAATTTTTGAAAAATCAGGTATAATAACATTCCACGGACCAATGGTTGGGGCGGATATAAATTACAATGAAAGCAAAACTTTTGATTGTTTGTTTGCAATGCTAACAAATCCTAAAAAATCGACTAAGCTTTTTAATATAGATGATAATTCCTCTTTTAAGTCTTATAAAGAAGGTACATGTGAAGGCCAGGTTATAGGTGGCAACCTTTCTCTTATACAATGCATGATAGGTACTCCTTATGAACCTAATTACAAAAACAAGATACTTTTCTTTGAAGAAGTAAAAGAACATGACTACAAAATTCATCGTATGCTCTGGCATCTTAAATTAACAGGTAAACTAAAAAACGTATCTGGTATTATCATAGGATCTTTAACTCCTATATCTGGATCAGAATCTCGATTGCAACATATTTGTTTTGATGTGTTCAAAGATTTAAATATACCTATAATATATAATGTTCATGCGGGGCATATCAGAAACCCTATCACTATACCAATTGGTGCCAAAATAAAAATTCAAAATAATGAATTGATTGTAACAGAACCTGTTGTTTGTAGCTTTACTAATTTTAGATATTAA
- a CDS encoding iron hydrogenase small subunit, producing MEMINITIDSKELQVPKNFTILEAARQANIEIPTLCFLKDVNEIGACRMCLVEIEGARSLQAACVSPVGEGMKIKTNSPKVREARKVTLELILSDHDRKCLTCVRSENCELQKLAKDLNITDIRFEGKHERKPIDDLSPSIVRDPNKCILCKRCVSMCKNIQTVGVIDTNERGIRAIVSSAYNKSLNEVPCTMCGQCIVVCPVGALREKNDVEKVWDALANDELYVIAQTAPAVRAGLGEAFDYPIGTPVTGKMAAALKRLGFNKVFDTDTGADFTILEEGTELIERIKNNGKLPMITSCSPGWIKFCEHNYPELLDNLSTCKSPHTMFGALLKTYYAEKIGVDASKIFVVSIMPCTAKKYEAKRPEMGVNGHPDVDVVLTTRELAQMIKEARIDFRNIEEEQFDDPMGEATGAAVIFGATGGVMEAALRTVADILTNKSQDKVDYTEVRGVEGIKEANIKIGDMVVKAAVAHGLANARKILEKVKRGEADYHFIEIMACPGGCVNGGGQPIQPSSVRSWTDLRIERAKALYQEDKRINVRKSHENKVVQKIYDEYLEKPGSHRSHELLHTHYTPRENYPED from the coding sequence ATGGAAATGATTAATATTACGATAGATTCCAAGGAATTGCAAGTGCCAAAGAACTTTACAATATTAGAAGCTGCAAGACAAGCGAATATAGAGATACCGACATTGTGTTTTTTAAAAGATGTAAACGAGATAGGTGCATGTAGGATGTGCCTAGTTGAGATAGAGGGCGCAAGGAGTTTGCAAGCTGCTTGTGTGTCACCAGTAGGAGAAGGTATGAAAATAAAAACCAACTCACCAAAGGTAAGAGAGGCTAGGAAGGTGACATTAGAACTTATATTGTCAGATCATGATAGAAAGTGTTTGACCTGTGTTAGAAGCGAGAATTGCGAACTTCAAAAGTTAGCAAAGGACTTAAATATAACAGATATAAGATTTGAAGGTAAACATGAAAGAAAACCTATAGATGATTTGTCGCCGTCTATAGTAAGAGATCCTAATAAATGTATTTTATGTAAGAGATGTGTTAGTATGTGTAAGAATATTCAAACAGTGGGAGTTATAGATACAAATGAAAGAGGAATAAGAGCTATAGTTTCGTCAGCGTACAACAAATCACTAAATGAGGTTCCGTGTACAATGTGTGGCCAGTGTATAGTGGTATGTCCAGTTGGAGCATTAAGAGAGAAAAATGACGTAGAAAAAGTTTGGGATGCGTTGGCAAATGATGAACTTTATGTTATTGCACAAACAGCTCCAGCAGTAAGAGCGGGATTAGGAGAAGCATTTGACTATCCAATAGGAACCCCGGTTACAGGGAAAATGGCAGCTGCATTAAAAAGATTGGGATTTAATAAAGTATTTGATACAGATACAGGTGCGGACTTTACTATACTGGAAGAGGGCACAGAGTTAATTGAGAGGATAAAAAATAATGGTAAGTTACCAATGATAACATCATGTAGTCCTGGATGGATAAAATTCTGTGAACACAATTATCCTGAATTATTAGATAATTTATCTACATGTAAATCGCCACATACTATGTTTGGAGCGCTACTTAAGACATATTATGCGGAGAAAATTGGTGTTGATGCATCGAAGATATTTGTTGTGTCTATAATGCCATGTACAGCAAAGAAGTATGAGGCTAAGAGACCGGAGATGGGTGTAAATGGTCATCCAGATGTGGATGTTGTGTTAACTACTAGAGAGCTGGCACAAATGATAAAAGAAGCTAGGATAGATTTTAGAAATATAGAAGAAGAACAGTTTGATGATCCAATGGGAGAAGCAACTGGAGCTGCCGTTATATTTGGAGCAACAGGAGGAGTAATGGAAGCTGCTCTTAGGACAGTTGCTGATATATTAACGAATAAAAGCCAAGATAAGGTAGATTATACAGAAGTAAGAGGAGTAGAAGGAATAAAAGAAGCTAATATAAAAATAGGAGATATGGTAGTAAAGGCAGCTGTAGCACACGGTTTGGCTAATGCAAGAAAGATACTAGAGAAGGTAAAAAGAGGTGAAGCTGATTATCACTTTATAGAGATTATGGCTTGTCCTGGTGGATGTGTAAATGGTGGTGGTCAACCTATTCAGCCTTCATCAGTAAGAAGTTGGACAGATTTAAGAATAGAAAGAGCTAAAGCGCTCTATCAAGAAGACAAGCGAATAAATGTAAGAAAATCACATGAAAACAAAGTTGTACAAAAGATATATGATGAGTATCTAGAAAAACCTGGTAGTCATAGGTCACATGAGTTGTTGCATACACATTATACGCCAAGAGAAAATTATCCGGAAGATTAA